GTTCTTGTGGATTTGCCTTTTGAGAAACATCTGGACAGCGTCTCCTTCTTGGATTTACTAACATTCTCTTACCTTTCACACTTGCCATCCCACTAGCATCTGCTAAAATTCAACAGTCAGACAGCACTTATATGTGAAAAGATATCAACACACCCCAGgagaagtgaatattttcatttttttactcACCAAGTTTAAGGGAAGGATAAAGCATTTGAAGCTCCTTAAGGTCCTGGTACATGTAAACAGATGTTTAGTTAGGCCTCTAAGAattcttaaaaaaatgtaaataaaaatgaagtatGTCACTGTTGACAGGACAAAGATTAatcttcatttcatttaaaaccatCAGCTATTCACACGGTATACACATTTTTCACTGAATAATCCAATATATTTTCCAATGCATAGCCCAGAATCACTTTGGATAAAATATTTTCccattaaattattattcaaaGACAAGAGGTGCTTATTCAGCAGCAGTAATATGTTTCCATGAAGGGTTACGACAACAGCATTACTGTCTGCCTGTTTACTGACATCAAGGCAAGTCAAGACTAAATTCTACCTGGCTGTACACTTCTTTGACGCTAAAGTATCGGCTGACTGCTGAGCTGTATGCGTGCAGTTCTTCTAGAACTATTGCTGGGTAGTTCTCCACTGCATCAACTTCTTCCTTATAGATGGCGACATACCTACAGAAGACGATGTTACAACAGAATTTCAGACATTAGCAATAGTGACTAAAATGTAACAACAGTGAATTGTCATCCCACAAAGAGGAAATGTCTCTTTATTGACTATTTCAAACTGTACTGTTACATACCATTATCTAAACCACAATATAAGCCTTAAAATGAAATGgcagataattatatatatatatatatataataaaatataataaataaaaattcatttaATGTGGCAccacggtggcacaacaggtagtatcacgccagggtcctgggtttgtgggtttggGCCCCGCtacgggtcactgtctgtgaggggtttggtgtgttctcccattgTCCGCATTGGGACAcgtttggtaggtggattggctactcaaaagtgtccatagatggtgagtgtgtgttgccctgcgaaggactggcacccacacTAAGGTGTTCCCATCTTGCActtagtgattccaggtagggtcacCCGCCgcaacccagaactggataatcggttacatacaatgattgaatgaataattgtgggaggaaaccagagcaccaagaggaaacccaagcagaggGTGAACACACAAACCTCAAGACATGAGCTGTGTGGCAGGGGCACCACCATGTTGGCTCATATATAACAATATTAGATTTTTATGACAACTATGTCTTAAAAAGTATACGGTATACAGGAATAATTTTTTGAGttgaagtaaaaaaacaaacaaacaataaaacacatccACAAGCACTTTTTGATTACCCTTCCTTGATTTCCTCCAAAAAAGCAAGGGTCTTCTCTAATGAGGATTTTAAAGCTTCTTCTGTACTTTCCTGCCTCAGTTTGTCCATCAGTACATCCAGGTGAGCCTCTTTTTTCTggcaacaaaacacaaagcagcTCACAATTGTATggaaaaacaatgcaaaataaCTACATGTGCATTATGATTATGTTATGCTCTATTATGTTGTTAAATAGCAGTTGAAGAAATTGCACAGGAATAGGCATCTTTTACCACAAAAACATATAGTGTTGActtgttttgtattgttgtcAAGTCACCATCTTATGTATTTTTTCCtcctctgttttatttgtttattgtatgtatTAGATGTTCTGCGCTTTAACACTTCATCTAGTGTCGGTTTCATGTGCTGTTGTTTTGCATTACAAAATGAACCTGAACCACATTTAGTTCTAATATTTTCTTACAAAGACTTGAGTAAAAAGTAGACAAAGTAAAAAGAGATAAGAGAGTATGGTCATCCTCACCTGGTTTTCCTGATCATAACTGTAGCTAATTTTCTCAAGGTGATTCTGAAGCTCCTGCTCTCTCTTCAGTAGACTGGCACTGTGCACCTCCCAGAGATGAGCCACACCACGCATGAACTTGAATAAGGACTTACTCATATGGGCAGATGTCTTAGCCAGATTCTCAAAAGCTTtctgtaaaatatgaaaaatgtagTCTTGGCTGCATAGTAAAGATGTGATAATATACAGGCCTGACCATGTAGCAGATTTagctacaggggttggacaatgaaactgaaacacctgtcattttagtgtgggaggtttcatggctaaattggaccagcctggtggccaatcttcattaattgcacattgcaccagtaagagcagagtgtgaaggttcaaaagaggacaaattgttggtgcacgtcttgctggcacaTCTGGGACCAAGACAgtaagtctttgtgatgtatcaagagccacggtatccagggtaatgtcagcataccaccaagaaggatgaaacatatccaacaggattaactgtggacgcaagtggaagctgtctgaaagggatgttcgggtgctaacccagaTTATatccaaaacataaaaccacggctgcccaaatcacggcagaattaaatgtgcacctcaactctcctgtttccactagAACGCTCTATGTATTTGTGAcaatgcacaaatacacacagcaagactgatgaaagattggtttgatgaacatgaaagtgaagttgaaaaTCTCcaatggcctgcacagtcaccagatctaaatattattgagccactttggggtgttttggaggagcgagtcaggaaatgttttggCCACTATCCtacaagaagaatggcttaaaatccccctgaccactgtgcaggacttgtatatgtcattcccaagaattgacgctgtattggccgcaaaaggaggccctacaccatactaataaatcattgtggtctaaaaccaggtgtttcagtttcattgtccaacccctgtatattgcATGCTATTAGACTGTTTTTCTCTAGGGTTCACCAGCAGAGGATGGGTTCCCCTTTTGAGGTTTGGTTCCTCTCAGGGTTTCCTTATGCACTTTTTAATGCCTCTGCTCTCCTAGCTTGCTCACATAGGGCTAGGACCTAGAATTCTGTAAAGTTAATTTGTAACAGAACATAGCTATATGTtcaaaatttacaaaaaataattcaGAAGGACTTGATGTGTACTACTCTAGAGAAATGTTGGAAGAATAATGCAAGGCATCTTGTTCCTCATACATTCAAAACTAAAAGTATTAGGCCAACTAAAAACAACCTCACAGGAAGCTGTTACATCAGACATAAATAAGTTAACttacaatgaaactgaaaaggGTTTTTCCTTCTCATGTGAGCTTACTTTtatggagatatgaggttttgttttgACAGCAATGACAATTAGGGGCCACTATTTATAGTgtatcaacaaaaaaaaatcatcaaaagaAAACTTACATCCACTGCTGCCAAATGCTCCTCTGCTTGTTTCTGGCACTTCCCAATCACAGGTAGCAGCTCAGCATTAATAATCTTTTGTGTCTCAGCTGGTGTGTTTCCATATGCAGACACTTCATTCTGTGATTGACAACAGTGATTAATCTGACTTTCAGTTTTATGAACTGACTATCAATTGactataaacaaaaaacactaatCTCTAAAATCTCTAACCTTCAAGTGTTCAATTTCTGCCAAACATTTCTGCCAGGTGTTCTCATAGTGTTGACGCATTTTTGTTATGGTGTCAATGTTCATGCAATCTGTAAAGGTATAATAACCGTACAAAAATGTAACTGTTTAAATAAGTTATATCAAAGGTAATACATGTTAAAAAGTTCATTCTTACCAATTTGTCCATTGATTGAAGTTAAAGTGGAGTACCATTCAGCAACTACTTCCTTAGTGCATCTTGGAGGAATCATTGTTCttcaaatatgaatatatatttaaaaacccaAGGTTAGAAAAAGCCTTTAAAAATACCTTTTTAAAAAGCACAGAACACATGTGAACACCAAACCTGATTTGTTGAAGGATTTTGACACGCTGCTCATTGTACATTTCTTGTGTTGTCCTCATAGTGTGGATAGTGTCTTGCACATTTTTAGGCGCCTGAATTTCAGGGCTGTTCATAAATTCTCTGTAAATGAAGCATGACAATTTAGTTTTCAATTTTTCctaatattttcattaataatATAACAGTTTCCCTAAATCTGTACCCAAGAGAAGTttctatgtttttgttttcactcattacaattcataaaaataaaatgtgttactACATGAAACTGAAAGTAGAATATCTAATGCATATTGTCACTTAACAcagaaaaccatgtatctccatcATATAAAACATTGTTTGTAATTCTCTAAGTAAACTATATGACTTTacaaatgacttggaataaaatatcaTTACATTACTTTGCACTAACATTAAAGAATTGTTTttgccattttggagatgcCTGTGTTTTCATGGAAATATACAATATTCAGGCAAAATAGAAACATACTAATCTAAAATGCTCTCAGCAATTCTTGCTATAATCTCATAATGAACTTACTTAAACTGATTAACAACTGTTAGGACGTTGAGTGTTTTCCAGTCTTGAAGTATTGCCTCACACTTCTGCTGGTTAAGCGCTTCTATCTGCAGATCATTCTCCATCAGGTTCAAATGCAGTTTGGCAATAGCTCGTCTATTTGCCAATAATGCTTGATTAATCatctgaaataataataataaaaaaaactacagtAATAACCTGTAACTATAGTGATAACATAAAGACATTGTAAACAGAGAGAGTATCTTACCATAGCTTCATTGTCAATCAGGCGATGGACATCACAGGGCATGATGTAACTAATTTTTTCAAGTTTTGCTGcatatttctttaataatgCTGAAATCTAGAGAATACAAATAAGTGGAGTATAAAATGGCATATATGTCTCTATACATGATAATATGAAAAAACTTTGCCAAATGGATCACTTACCATTGATGCTCGTTCTGCCTCATATTTGACAAATGTCTCATCTAACTCTTTTATCCATTTTCTCTTCAAAGCAGACTGCTGGCTaatagtgtttttaaatgtatgcatGTCCTtagagtaaataaaaataaaatgtgaatgagATAAAAACAATTTTCCTCACAAATGAAAAAAGACACTTCTCTAACATAAATACAACACATTATTGAAGTATATTGATGTGGCACTTCACCTCATAGCTGAAAGCTTTTAAATCAGCAACATTTTCTGTCTTCTGCATAAAGCTCTGCAGCTTCTCATAACATTCTGAAAGTCTCAGAAAAAAATCTTCTCCAGTCTGTCTGAATAATGGCTCATATCTCTGAGAAATACCAGTGGTAACAATATATATGTGTTTTATAAAACTGACATAAACATGTCATAAACATGTCATGGCAGATGTTATATGATGTGAATTGTCATGATATGTTCAGTAATAAAACTGTGTCATACTTCCACTGCCAGCAACTGCCATGCCATTATATGATTATGTTTAATGCTGTAAAGCTGAAGTAATGTGACATGCATGATACTGTATGTGTACTGAAGTAACTGTTATGAATATGATAAATTAATCTCACATAAAAAACAagaatattatatttttcatgATGATGATTATGTCATTAATATGATAGATTCATAATAACACTATGGCATATTTTTCttcaatttaatataaaattaatatatataccGCACTGAGCACAGAAAGATCCCTCTGAAGGTGAGCAACAACTTCTATGTGatctctctgttttttctccTTGAGTCTCTCTGTGATATCTGAGCCTGTTTTTGCTGAAACTACAGGCAGTAATTCACAAAGATTTGTTTATGACCACCAGCAAACATTATGTTGAAATAAATATGTACAGTGATATTTTTTACTAAGTCTACCAACCGACGTTATCAGGCAATCCTTGAATCTCTTCATAATCAGCCCAGTCCTCACAGATTTTTGGCCTAATACTTGAAAACTGCTTTTCCCTGCCAGAtatataataaaacacacacacacacacacacacacacacacacacacacacacacacacacacacacacacatgcttaatGCTAGACTGACAAGACATTAACAGAACATATTCAGCCACaatacataaatattacattatataataAGTGGAGAATTTACTCTGTGCATATTTCAGCTTAAGTGGAGCAGTGTAAATTCACTCTCAGCATACTAACCAACagaaatacacaacacatacaGTAATCCACAACAATGCTTTACCTTATGGTTGTATCTTGGAGCTGATTATCTCCAATCAGTTGGTAGGTGCCGCTATCTGTGTCCCTGCTTACAGGGTCATCTCCACTGAAGAAACCTTCATTTGCAAAACGCCTCCTCCGAGTTTCATGAACAGACAGAGATAAGTGAACCTATGAATAAAACCCAAACTTTTTGAATCACATCTGCATCAGAGATCTGCATACAGATTTCAAGGTAACACTCCCTCCAGTGTTTAACCTCAATAGCATGTCCGTTTTGTGTTGTATATATGCTAAATGTATCATGATACAGAATGTGGGTGAAGTTATAGAGTTACATTTAAGCCACTTTAAAGGTATTAGGTTATTTATATCTtagaaaaaaacttttaaaaatatacaaacaccatttccagaaaagttaggacattgtgtaaaatgcaagaaaaacatgaatctgtcacttttttaattatctagaacatttattaaactgacaaatatgcaaaaaaaaaagaagagttccaatgttttcactgatcaacatgattgtgtttattaaatataaaaaaaatttgaatttgatgcttgCAACATACTCAAACATTTGGGACAGGCAAAACAAGAGTGAAAAGTTTATAGAAAATCCATGTCACACCATTTTAAAGTATTACgctataaataaacaattaactATACTGCTATCAAGCTCTTTTCAGATGGTCCCAAAGACAGTAGAGACAGTAGGAGTCCTTGACTCAGCTTGTTTTcatgaaatataaacattgaGTTTTCTGTGCTACTGACAACAGACACCATGCATACTATTATCAGTGATaggtgcaaaagccaacatccCTCATGGTTAGGGATGCATCAGTGACCACAGCATGGGTGACCCGCATATTTGAGAATTGATGTGGAGGCAAACATTGTCTTTAGAGGGACATATGCTGCCACCAAGGTAACATCTCAATTTCACTTATAAAAAGATGTCCATTTTTAAAACGTGTTTATAAATTTTATCTTATAATTTTGGGGTTTGTAATTTTGAAaagcaggtagagtcgcagtcacacagctccagtgacctggaggttgtaggttcgattcccgctccgggtgactgtctgtgaggagttggtgtgttctccccgtgtccgcgtgggtttcctcccacagtccaaaaacacactttggtaggtggattggcgtcttaaaagtgtccgtaggtgtgagtgaatgagtgtatctgtgttgccctgtgaaagactgtgtgCTCCTCTCACTGTGTAGAGTTTCAAGCCCTGTACTTATTTGTTTTTGGTGGAGTAGCTTTGGAAGGAAAGCTAAACTTATATGGGGGACTTTCTCAGTTGGATTTTTTCATAAACTGGCATACACAATGGTTTCTGAAAAATCACCTATTCCAGCTTTAGCGTAATCAATAATCGGAAGAAGAGATATAGAGGAATGTCACCAAATGTTTATCATTAACTTTTCATTAATTgagatataattaaaaaaaggccTTTGGAGAGGCTTGAGATAaattttaacattcatttatttagctTGCTACCAACCAAAACCAGtctgtgtatttttagagcTTGTTGAAAGGCCTTACAAAAACCTGCATAGCTACATCTTTAGTCTAAAtggatttaaaaatacattaaatcttAATATTCCTCACCTGAGCATCAAACATCTGTCTGTATACCTTTCCGCTTGGAACAACACGACTCTCAGCCATTTTGTTCTAACTCAACTCAGAGTACCTACTATAAACTGAGCTGTTAAGATCACAGAGTTTGCCTGTGGAACAAAATGTAATGGAGGCGAAGTGAGATTACAACGAGAAATAAACTACATCTTTATCCGGAGAGCCTAATTCTAGAGTTAAAAACCCAAACGGAACAGAGCCCCTTCTCTACTGATCCCACGGCTCTAGCGTCTACTGTTGCTGTGGTAACAAGACGGATTGAGGACAAAAGGTCCAACAAAAGGTCCAACAAAAGGTCCAACCGAGAACACAGCAAGTGGATCACCCTTATCCATAAGGTCCAACCAGCAATCTTCATCCCCGAAAGTCCTAAAGCCACAAggctttgtttcttttcttgttCAGTCAACAATGTACACAATGTGCCTACAATGTAAAGAGTGGACCACAACACATTTCAGTCTTTGCTTAATCGTTTTAAAGTATATTTTCTAAAGACTCTCTCCAGTGAATATGTATGTTCACACTGGTTGCTCTCTGGTTTCATCCAGCTTCTTTTTGTCAGCAAGTCTTCAAAGTGCATAAGTTAAGAGCCAGCTGCTGTTAAGTCTGAATTGTCACTTCATAGAGTgaacatgcaaatacacacagTTTATGGTTTATGTGCACACCTCCTTCTTGTTATTTTCTCTTGCTCTTCTTATTTTTTGTAATCTCTGCACTTCAGTAGTTTACTCTCTTAGTACTTTTTACTCTTACACAAGTTATTAATTGGGTGActacttttttacttttacttgagtcatACTATTCTAAAGTAACAACACTCTTACTTAAGTAAAATTTTTGGCTACTCTACCCACATCTGACGGGGGCAGAGTGATGTAATAGATGCAATCATTTCCTGTGACGGAATCGTTTTAATCATGTCACCAGACCTTTTGGTTTACTGACTGCTAACCGAATGTAATGAGTATTtcaagaaatataacaaaaatattttaagccAATCACCCAGTCCAGTTAGTATGATtataatttccatttttaaaactgcagtgtCTCAAGTGGGCAAATTCCAGGGACTGATTGCCTAGATCCATATATACTGAATAGAGACAAAGTTGAATTACATTTAGGCCCATTTTAGGggattttcttcttttcttttacttgGAAGcatcatgaaatattaatatgcataattaatgaacaaaaacaaaattctgGTTTGATCCATGACTGAAGGGGGAACATATTTGAAAAAGATACATATTGTTTATACAAGCAGCATATTCTGctaaacattaaaacatatttcagcCACCAAATGGGAGAATTTAAATAAGTTGGATTCATTGACTTTTTTTGTACATTGTCTTTCAGGGTGAAGATATGGGAAATGTGTCTAAATACCTTATAATATAAGATTATTACTGAatgcattaatttattcattgtctgtaactgctttatccagttcagggtcacagtgggtccaaagcATACCTAAATTTTCTGagcacagggcaggaacacatcctgaatGGGGCGCCTGTCCATCGCAGGGCACCATACACTTCatgctatggacacttttgcacagtcaatccacctaccaacatgtttttggactgtgggaagaaacaggagcacctggaggaaactagACTTCACCCCATGCTGTGCCCTGTTCCCTGCTCCAAATATATAGGCGCTTAACTAATATCTCTTTCTGTGGTAACAATCTATTAATGAGAATGGTGCAGACAACCTTTCGTGCTGTCAGTGAGTGTAAGCGTGAATATAGAAAAACACCTGAAACTCTCAAGAAGGGATAAGAATCTGTATTTTGGAAAATTCATGACATagcagaataaaaaataaaataaaataaagacatttttacatgtCAACTGATAGATTATTCAACAGTAGAAACATGATTCTGGGTGCTGTTGGCATAAGATAAGGTGTTtacatataataaaaataataattaaataatagtaataataataataataataataataataataataataataataatgtgttgaTGTAGACTGTTCAGCAAAAGACACATGTCTTTCCCTGGTTGGTTTGCTTATGTCATATctcatctgtgtctgtgttatcGCTCCCACTGGTGTTGTCCCGAATACACTGACCACGATCTATGACACTCTCTTTGCCAGTGGCCTTTGTTCTCAAGGCACGTTTTCTGTCATGggaacaaacaattaaaaacatttcagataagttttgtgttttctggATATTATTTTTGAATCAAAGAGCTTGAATCCTAGCACTGAAAAAAGCACAAAAGCTCTGTCTcaaatagacacacacacacacacacacacacacacatatatatatatatatatatatgcaaaccTTCTATAATAAAAGTTGCACCGTGCCCTGGGAATGTGGTTAGCTGATAGTTCCTCATTAGTGTACATCCTCTCCTGTAACAAGCAAAGGTGAAAAACATCACCCTCTTATTTTGCAAAGGTtaattccattttaaaaaatccaagTATGCATACAGTTAAGATCTGTGTTACCTTAAAGATGTCTTCCTTCTCATCTGAATGACATGAGTCTTTAATACTTATACAAACATTATATTCTCCCGAGGTTGGGCTTTGGGAATCTTCACTTATACATGATGCTAAACAAACATGAAAAGTGGTCAGTAAGTTTGGTCTGACAAGGTCCACTACAGAGGTTTATACAATGTACATTAGACTTAGGTATTTGATAAATATGGAACAAGTAGGTGGAATGAAATGAAGCACCTTTGTCATATCTCTCCTTCATGTCCTCCTCACTTGTTTGGCTTTTTTGCTAAAGAGGAAAGAAGTAAACAGTCAGTTACAATAGACCAATAAAACCAGAAAAAgcaatgatgaatgaaccaatagaaatgctccaaaattacttggaatatattttttatatattaacgTTCACTTAAAGTTAGGTTCTTGGCATCTGTAAAGTTGCCATTTTTGGAGATATGTATTTTCACTGGAAAGTGACAATAATCATTCATAGATAACAATAATGCAGTGAATATCATATTAGATTTCATAGTGGGAAAATTATTTACCTCAAATGAGCTCTGATAAAATCTTTCCTTTGAGGTctggcagaaaaaaaagatcCATATTATTCTCATTAATGAGTGACACAAAACCGCCATTCACTAAAACAGACCACCCATTTTAATACTCaaaaaatgacacaaaaaaCTATGaagtaatgtatttttaaacatcagAATAAAAGTGAAAAGCGTTTGCTATTTATGGTCATCTTTAACAGCTAAAGTTAAAACCATTTGCTTAAGGAAAGGAAAtgtcaaataataaaacagttcTTTCCAAAACTGGaattaacattttcaaaaatttacagtaaatgagACTCTAAGAACCATGCAAGAGCAGGTAGATTAGCTTAAATTTAGTCATgaaataaaagtatttaaaagTACTTTTGCACAAATCATTATAATGTGAGAGTTGCTTACTCCTATAGTTTCCTTTTGGTTTTTCTGTTTGCAAACTTCTGCCTGGAGGGCTACAACTTCTCCTTGAGTCCGGAAATGCTGGATCTGGAGCTCATCGTAATGTTCTCGTATTTCACGGATCTGCTTCCGATATCTGTCCTTGTCCTGGAGGTTTTTACAGTTTTCCTGGTGGTACTCTTCACGTGCAACAATAGCCTGTTTAACAGAAAAGTTAAGGCTTTTTACAGGATAACAGACTGGACACTTATTTAACTCTTT
This window of the Hoplias malabaricus isolate fHopMal1 chromosome Y, fHopMal1.hap1, whole genome shotgun sequence genome carries:
- the LOC136679094 gene encoding coiled-coil domain-containing protein 180-like isoform X7 gives rise to the protein MAESRVVPSGKVYRQMFDAQVHLSLSVHETRRRRFANEGFFSGDDPVSRDTDSGTYQLIGDNQLQDTTIREKQFSSIRPKICEDWADYEEIQGLPDNVVSAKTGSDITERLKEKKQRDHIEVVAHLQRDLSVLSARYEPLFRQTGEDFFLRLSECYEKLQSFMQKTENVADLKAFSYEDMHTFKNTISQQSALKRKWIKELDETFVKYEAERASMISALLKKYAAKLEKISYIMPCDVHRLIDNEAMMINQALLANRRAIAKLHLNLMENDLQIEALNQQKCEAILQDWKTLNVLTVVNQFKEFMNSPEIQAPKNVQDTIHTMRTTQEMYNEQRVKILQQIRTMIPPRCTKEVVAEWYSTLTSINGQIVTFLYGYYTFTDCMNIDTITKMRQHYENTWQKCLAEIEHLKNEVSAYGNTPAETQKIINAELLPVIGKCQKQAEEHLAAVDKAFENLAKTSAHMSKSLFKFMRGVAHLWEVHSASLLKREQELQNHLEKISYSYDQENQKKEAHLDVLMDKLRQESTEEALKSSLEKTLAFLEEIKEGYVAIYKEEVDAVENYPAIVLEELHAYSSAVSRYFSVKEVYSQDLKELQMLYPSLKLADASGMASVKGKRMLVNPRRRRCPDVSQKANPQEHCSLDSLHSEGLDHPQEFLDPHTSETFTTANGNVFHCYGFIIPCDNETDINFEEVEHILYPKSLTHQLQKIVREELFNHLEGRYHTVLNNTMTIILTKKEELNSELDLRLHLHQPRARRIEMDIHNVRADELILHRDRVDRHCKGAIQALTDFQTDFNKLQDRQNKLTENVRTKIYNMEDTFNTATKSDKLVKLCNSLQSHLAEHMNVIQELQRKFRQNLEVKFQGLREANAQIMKSFKLFSEGGCFTPKEIEVYQKQLEKIGKRIDTADEALTLDMEGTESKCLEQAKEVINKFEERFHFLTVDLMFLENIQKVLTNTQVQIKAEVMKSNMQKKTINSMMGEMEKIQACTQLSTDKRDVSTEEINSLTDSLTEELRKRCQYLDCFMDSSRAVLLPDAPLQGAFAVAARPRSRKQEANVSSAGDSLLQPSRMGATFMNDAAVGVIKGLLRISKHQCSHDVSADVTDRSSAVAVPVRPSSPGGSAQQSARGYSQSGMETQRKKSAESISSQSVRRFYKPSRLDKRFHVFGSKPENKQNILTFKGFICDILWQANDTLLQIAEDFYKKKERRPVSRPQFIQKSFELCAEELNKRLLIYQNQTHEYHNNCVQGYTL